The genomic interval GTAGTAGCATTAATAGCATAATCTCACAGGAGTGAAATTCCCTTCCCTAACAGCCAATCTGGCAAAATCAGAAATTATCATCCTCCGTGGAACAAATCACTGTACTGTCTTTATTGCTAGGATTACTAGCAGGAAATAGTGATCTCTTCCTTGGGACTTCCTGGGGGCATGAGCAACCCTTCTGAGTATTTCTGAGCCAAAACCTTCTTTTGCTTCAGTCCTTACAGCCTTCAGTTCCTTACAGTAAGGAACAGAGTTCCTTACTATAAGATTTATTGACATGGCATAAAGAGGAAAACAGCACAAGCCAGCATTCCACTTCACACCATTCAAATTAATCCAGAGGTATCAAGCTaaggcagacaaacaaaaaaaccaaagggTTAAGACGAAACAGTGAATACCTTCTCAAACAGCAGGTCACTAAGTGACTGAGCAAACTCCCCATCTTCCATTAACAAGAAGTGTCTCAGTGCCTCAAAATGCTTCTCTACATTCAGTTCCACAAAGTAGTAATCAACGATTGCTTTGTTCACAAGAGAAACActaagaataaaaacacaaaaagggaTTATGCTTACAagtcgttcttttttttttttttttttttttttttactgttaaaattCAGCCATGGCTACAGCAATCAAATTAACTCTCTAGTACTTACTCTGATATCCAAGACTGCATGACATTcacataaacaaaagaaaatgagaggaagCTTATGCTCAAAATTCTTCATCCAGAGTATGCCAGAATTAAAACCTACCAATTTAGAGAGCTGAGTTTTGAGCAGTATTCCAAAAATATCTGGAGATTGGCTACACATGATGATCTTATCGCATTGCTGAGCCTGGAGCAACATTTTATCAATAGCCTTCTCTCTGTCACCTTCATGAACAGATGAGGCAGAACTATTAACTCTCTATTAAGAATATCCTAATGGGTAATGCTTTCACACTAGATACTGAAGGCAGGTCTATACCATAGTTTGCAGTACGGTATAGGTACTCAAGCTAGCTTTAAACTAACTTGCACATCAGGAACAGTCTAATTCTGCCAGCACACAACTCAGGCTCACttactttgcttttttgttttgctgaacaCATGCATCTGTATACAGATGGCTCTTGGTAGCCAATTTGGATGTTTACGACTAAATTAGATCTTTCTACATTGCACTAAATTTGAATTATAGCATACTCTCAGTTAGTAAAGGGAAACCTAAAAACCTAGAGGAAAGATTCTAAACCAGAAAGCATTTCAACACTCCTCTGAATAATGGTTTTCTTGACAGAAGCTGATCTTCTACGTATCAAcaaatttttgtttaatataccaTTAGATATACTAAGAAAACGGTCCAACACATATGTGGCTTCCGTATTTATtccaacaataacaaaaacaactTCCTTTAAACTTCAGAACAACCTTGAAGAAGCTAGAGTTCCCACAGAAACACAAAATATGTCCTGATCAATACTCATGAGTTTTCACATAATCAAAagattttctctcctctccctcctgccaatCTTTcatctgctctttttcttctcatcATCAGTCTTCATGGATAAAATCAAATATAAACCAGcacaaataatataaataaaatactttcttttaaaagaacaaggAAGCTGATGGCAACAAATCCATTGCTCCACAATCCAGGAGCCTGAGAAAAAACACTTCTCTCCTTATATTTCAAATAGACCTTTACATTTTTTGATTTACACACAAAAATGCAACTTTACCTTACTACTTACAATGTAAGTCTGAGCTTATTACTGGACCATTTACTGCTCCATTTCTGGGAGCAGGAAGAAAATTTAAGAGAACAGATCTGTATACAACTCTTGTCTCAGAAAAGAACTAATAACACTAAATAAATGGCTAAATTATGGATTCTTATTTCTAACTAATACTCACTGCGATACAAGTGGAGCAGTAATAGAGCGTTTCATCAGCACCGGCAGAGATAAGAGCTCGCTCAGTTGCACAGCTGTTTCATCTGTTGCTGACTGTACTGAAGGATCCACAGGAAAAGTGTATGATCTTGGTATCACATGATGCAAGAGATGAGACACTGGCAGTTctgctaaatttaaaaatatttaaactttgtAAGTGATGGTATTTAAGCAATTGGATAATCTCTTTCTACTGATTTCTCCAAACCCCTCTGGATTAGAAAGTCATATGTATTAGAAAGTCAAAATGTATTTCACTTCTTTATGACTAGAAACAGATTGATTGCTACAGTCTGTAATATCGGTAATTTACTGCTaattcagatatttttttcttgtgctcaGCTTTCTTGCTCAAGTTTACCACATTTTCCTATTGACCTACTACTCCAAGAGTTCTACTCACACATCAAATCATAGCTATCTTGGTATTTTTCAATACAATATTGGTCCGATAAGGCTTTCAAATAAGCTTGTTCTCTCTTCCATGcatcctctccctcttcctcctccttagtCTTGGGAGCACTAGCTTCAGAAATCAAAGCTGCTTGAGACACAGTATCTTGTGGAATTGTTTTTTCAGGTTCTTCtgcctaaaaaaataaataaataaataaataaatcactcttACAAAAGCTATTGCCTTCAATTACTCGCAATCAATGTATTCTTACAGGTATGTAAATAGTTGCTCCCATTGAAAATAATACAGCTCACTTACCTTTACTTTTTCGGACATGTAAAAACAATATGATGTTACAGCGATTAATAAATTGAGACAGAAACTCACTACCTTAACGACCAGACTGCTTAATCTTTTGAAGAAATGGGAAACGTTCTCCATGGCTACTTTGTCTCTTACCTGTAAGCTCTGTGAGGAATCTGGGAAAGGGTTCTTGTCAACCACATTTGCAATTACTGTAATTACAAGTAAATTAAAGACAACAATTACTTAGAACTGCTTATTATATTTAGTTCATACTACAGATCTGCTCCTAAAGCCCTCCAAAACTCCTCTAAAGAATACAGACCGTCACAAAAACAACCACCCCAATAACGATCCTTCTCCATGGTCCAGCCCACACAGTTTTGTGCTTGTCCTCTTCACCATATTAACACTTTTAGCATCAAATTATTTAAAAGAGAGTAAGaatttctttcaaattcagaATGCAAGTGGTCTACTCAAGATCACATTAGGTCCTGCTTTGCAAAGGTTCTGATCAAAATTCTTTTTAATACTGTGGTAGGATAGGAATCGAGACTAAGCTGAAATTCTTGTCTTTGTATTCTAATAGTGCCTAAAAGCATATACAAGCAATCAAGAAATAAGTAcccattttaaacataaatattaaGTTTATTCATCCAGCATTTGTTTAAGACCTCTTGAAAGAGACTGTaaattttttttaccttcttgtttctcttctgttaTGTCTTCTTTATTATCATCTTCAGTACTAGTGTCAGGAAAGACTGGAACACTGTCAGATGACTGCGACTGTGGTAAAGTCTTTTTCTTGGCTtctgatgttttttcttcctttctgcttccttcagcAGGAGATAATTCTTCATTGTACAGAAGTACCTGAACTGTGGAGCTAGATGAGGGACCAGAAATGGTTTTACGATGAGGTATTGGGTCATTTTCTGTAGACGGGGCCCACTTCCCTATTTGGATGCTTGACTGGGATGCATGGCCAAATGGGCTCCAACGACATTTTGGAGGCTCCATATCTGAAGTTAGCTCTCCAATTTTAATATGTGACTGTGACGCATGGCCATGGATATTCCAGCGAGGTCTAGCTGAGACAACCTCTGACGCGTTTTCACCAATCTTAATATTGGCATCAGACGCATGACCATGGATGTTCCACCGAGGCCTTGCAGGTGCTACATTTGACACATACTCGCCAATCTTAATATTGGCTTCTGAAGCATGCCCATGAATATTCCACCTGGGCCTTGAGGGCTCTACCTCTGAAGCGTATTCCCCAATTTTAATATGAGCTTCAGAAACATGGCCGTGAACGTTCCATCGGGGTCGGCGAGACTGAACATCAGAAGTATAGCTGCTGATTTTTATGTGGGAGTCTGAAGAATGCCCATAAGGATGCGAAAGTGGCTGGTAACCATCCACATGAGGCACGTACTCTCCCACTCTAATGCTAGCGTCAGACGCGTGGCCATGAACATTCCACCGAGGCCTTTTATAGTCTGCATCGAACGCATTTTCTCCAACTCTAATGTGTCCCTGCCAAACAGCGGATGATCTGAGAACTGTAGTAAAATCATACTCATTTTGCTGATATAATGATGTATTGCCTTCTCCTTCCAGTGCTCCTCTCAGGAGAGGCCGATCTTTACTTATTTGAGAAGTCTCAGAAAGATCAGAGTTAATGTTTTGAAACGCTTCATCTAGCAAAGATCCTTGTGTGCTAATTGCAACAGGTTGTTCATCTTGTGTTTTTGATAAAAAGTCTTCTATATTCACGTCTGGTTCAGGCAAGGAATTAGCACTGTATAGAGGGCTGCATGTCTGCTCTGAACTTTGGAGATGGCACTCAGGTCCTGTTGCTTTAGGCTGAAGATGCTGATCAGCATTATCTTTTGTCAGGTGTGGCGTGGTCAGTGCTTTGTCAGTAGAAGCAACATATTCTAGGCTGGGCTCAGATTCTTTTCTGCCACGTCTCTCATTAGAATGGAGAAATTTCACAGATGACACCTAAGAGAGAAGTAATTATATTAGCCAAACAGTGTAAAATCAAGATATGTATTAGCAGTAAATCAAGATATTTATTAGGACACCACTTTATTACACATAAGGTTGTCAAGTTTACAGTTTTTCAGATGTACTGCAAATCCTGTGATAATTATTCACTATGTCACTACAGTGAATCTTTTGTTTACTGAACTGAAATGAATCAATTCACTTCAGAAAAACTTGCCATAGTAACAGGGAGCTTCTATAAGAAAATAAACCCACCTGTGAATATGGATCTTCCACAATAGCGTTTGTATCTAAAGCCAAGGGGCACTGCTCATAAGGAATAATATCTAATTTTCTCCTACGGTTTCCATCTGGAAGTTTTTCAAGCATTTCCTGTATGTAAATAGGACAGAAACAAAAGCTTCTAGTGTACCAATTACTAAATGTTCTAAATAACATTCTTTCAAATCCTTTTCGAAGATACCTCGATTTGCTTTTGATCTTCTAACAGAAATTTGAGACGGGCTGTTTCCAACTTGTGTCGCTGGATTTTCCATAAAGCTCTTTGTTCCCTACGGGCTGCATCATCGGAAAGTTTGCTATAATGGTCAATTAATTCTTGtctaaatgaaagtaaaaataaaactaagttaCTGATTTTCATCTTAACTTCTGAAGAATAAGacctttttatatttcagaagtgagaaatcaacttttaaacaaaaagccAGAGGCATCATTCACAGAGTAGAAACAAACGGAGAAAACAGGACAGCGTTCTTTGTCAATATGTGTTTCTATAACTATGCTAGTAGGTCACTCATTTTTCCTAAGTATGTTTAGatataacagaagaaaatgaaatacaactAGATGTATACcataagaaatataaataattaattatCAGTGTAATGTTTctatctgctttttatttctgctttgacaTATATTTGACCATTTTTGCTGTGGTCTCAGTTTTTAGTTGTAAGACTTAAAGTTTTTCCTCCAACTCTGAtcataacaaaaaacaaacgaCACAGTGTTGGCGCAAGTCAGTAGTTTCCAAATTTTTGAGCTACTAACCGTTCCTAAATCATAAGATTGCCCAGACTACCAATAATCCTTACACCAGTCTTTTTACTGGCAACACTACCCTTGTAGAACAACATCTCGGAACTGCTGGTACCATAAACTGTAACgtaaaataatttttcctaagGTCTTTATAATGATTGTGGAGTTTCTAAGTTTTGGTAGACTAGTCATAGATACATTTaccttgcctttttttccagttCCTCTTCTAAAGCTTTcagtcttttttccctctctctgagcTCTCGGGCATAGCTGAAATCATCATCGATCTCCTCTTGTTTTATTGCAAGGCGACGctgtacaaatatttaaaactctTAAAAGCCACTCTCAGTATCAGCTGAGATGTACACGACTGCAAGAGGTTCTTATTTGGACCTCACAAGCTATCCATGTAACTTCAGTACAGTAaatcaaaatattctttcaaTTATTTGCCTACAGAATACACTCAGTTTAGAAATTCACAAAGAAATACCTCCTGGTCTTTTGCAAACTGCTCTTTCAACTTCTGAAACTGTTCCCGTTTCTTTGCATCCAAAGCCATTCGCTCTGATATTTGTCGATCTGTATTATAATAAAAGATATCGTTATTTCACATTAACaagtgcatggaaaaaaaacacataaaacttCCCCGCAACTTACCATTAATGGCTTTTAGTACTTTGCTAGCAGTTTCTCGAGCATGAACAATTAATTCTTGTTTGGCTATTTCCACGCGCAAATCCTAAAAAACAAATACCATGTGggaatttttctattattttcggCTTGAAAATACACTGCTGCAATGACAAGTGCACACTTCAAAATGGTTATTAATCTATGTTCACTGTACATGTATATGAATAATTTGAGTAATTGAATGGAAAGTctgtattttattaaattaatattgAAGTTTATTAATACCCTAGACATTATATTGAACCAAATCAGTCTGATTTATACACTAGATTGATGGCATCTGACAGACATAAGTCTGTTTAGACTAAGAGCGCTCTGACAAAACAACTGGCCAAAAAAGAGAAACTTAGCTGGTGACTAAATAGCCTGTTGCATTTGTCAAATTATAGACTAGCAGAATCTTTTCAAAACTTTCTGATGGAACTccaaaactcattaaaaatatgaaaatactaaCAATAACAACATGAcacctacttttaaaaaaaattatattaaaagctTATTAGCCATGATAGCAGTTCAAACAACAGCTGGTCAACAGGAAAATTCGGATCACGAATGCAAAATCTTTCTAAGTTACAGTAAAAACGAAGAATgagtatttaagaaaagaaatcccAACAAtaacatctttcttcttttattcatttaccttttcttccttgcttattGAACTGTACCGGGCAATTCTTTCCATTCGACCTACGTACACTGCACAGTCTCGCTCTATTTCTTTCAGCTcctcaagggaaaaaataactgaaatccgGGGAACAGGTATGTCTGACCAACATATATAATGctgaaaaataatgagaaatttccatttaaatatatttttttaattgtaaaacgTTACATTAGCAACTTAcattataacttaaaaaaaaaaaaaacttagcaacTTTGAGCTATTGAAACAAGACTCCACACAGGATCTAAAATTTTTAATGATAATCCTTTTGAGCATGCTACAGCATTCAAAGGAGGAGAGAGGTATAACGTTCAGAACTTGGAATACTGGTCAAAGTTCAATTTTCACATCTCTTCCGCCAAAATTGCATAAGCATTTAAAATCTGAGATACATTTATGCTAGTAATGTTCTACGTGCCTAAAATTCTGCTTTTCGGAATATCAAAATCGAGTGAGAATGAATAACACAGGACTGAATGTGTCTCTCATATCAAAAGTGATcttaattagatttttgtttactTAGCCCCCACAGACTCTCAATTAATAGGAACAGTTTGGAAAATATAACTAACATACACCTACACGAGTAAACTCTACACAAATCACATTACTCAGAAATACGGCCAGCGCACATCACAAAGTACCTGTTGCGTAAGCTAAGTATCTTCGTTCCTTGTGCTCCACCTTCCCCTCCCTAAACCTCCGAAGCTGCTCTACTCAGCATAGAAAACAGATCAGtgaaccttaaaaaaaagagactgcaCAAGCACGCTCACACTTGGATTTCCCAATCTACTCTTACAAGGCCAGAAGATGGGATGCCCAGACCTACATTCCTGGGACTGTGTCAGCCTCAGAAAAAGTTTAGGACACTTTCACGGAAGGAGATGAAATGTGGCTGGCACTCTCAAATAGATGGAGGATGTTTGAACCTGGGCCCCCATATCCTGGGGGAACGTTCTGTTAAGGTACCGTGCTAGCGACTGACAAAGCTGTCGCTATTTTATAACAGAAATGACAGCTGACGCTGCTTTATGCGGAGCCCAGTACTATGGGCACACCTGAATCGTGGTTTGAGAACACTTACTGGAGCAGCCTGCTAGGAGAACTAGCAGGAGGGACATCTCACTTGAGACGTTAGGCTTACGCATgaaggagctgctgagctgctcagCTCTCACAAGGCTGGGCAGCTCAGACCTTACGCTGAAACAAAATACTAGTCACTCAGCAAAGAGTGCCTACAGACTTCAGAAGCCTCTGTGGTTGTTTCATTGTTAGCCATATTTAGAGAAGAGGAAAGACACTAACTACTTTAACATGTTCTTATCAAGGACAAGACTTGTTCTGCAAAACAGGAATGAACTACTTCAGCGCTTCCCAGAAACGTAGTGGTAGACAGAGCTGAAATACAAGAGCTATGCAAAACTGAGTCAAGACCTGGTAACAGCAgtgtttttaaacagagaaagaaCACCGCGATTTGTGTGAAGAAGGGAGGGTACTTGTTTGGAAGAATAAGACACACCTGCTTTCAATACAAAGGAAAATCAGAAGTCTAGAATGTACAGGAGATATCACAAATTTGATGCAactaaaaatttatatttttgcagTGAGGTGTTAGCAAGCCGCGTAGATAATCAGCTCACAAATATCTGAGAGTAAAAAATATGTGAATCAACATCATGCTTCTGTAATACCACTTATCGATAAAACAGTGAATGTGCTAAAAATCTAGCAAACTTGCTCTAAACAGTCGTGATTTTCTGAATGTAGTAAGAAAGAACCAAACCAGTACTTACCCTAGGACAACACAATTTCAGTAAGTTTATGGTTTTCCCACATATGTAGACATCATTAGCAATATGTTTAAGAAATACAGGGACACAATCTTCCACCTCTTTTGAAATCAAAACATAGCCATGAGTCCAGTAATGTTTATCTGCACAtcagaaaaaaggataaaagaataattttttaattattttacacaGTACCGATTGCATAAATTAGAAATGTTCTATATACATACTGTACCTCTGAAACAAAGATAATCCTCATTCACCTGGATCATGAATTCGCCATAAACATCCCTGAATACACCACTGTATACCCAATCATAGataaatctgaaaaggaaaaaaaaaaaagtatatacacaATATTGAAAATCAGTTCTCTTACCTTTTCAAATTTATTGCAACCAAATATTAATAACAAGTATATTCTTTAAAACATCAAAGCATACCAAGCTATaaccaggataaaaaaaaaaaaagagcaattaagTGTTGTCACACTGACATTAGTCTAGAGATATACACAGGACTGTATCCCTGCTTTCTTTCTCAAAAGAAACTGCCTTTATATAGCACATTCCAGTGAAAAATCAGATCAAAGAGCATTGCCTGaattaaaacaatctttttatttctgaacatTAAATTactaagtatatattttaaaaaaatctctagaaAACTTTCAGGCACATCCAAAGcatagggaaagaaaagcaggaagaatttattttcaggagATGTAACTCTGGCagggagaacaggaaaagagTACAAAACAAAGATACAATACAAAAAACTTTTTCCTTGGAACTAGAGAcgtttttaatatatatgcagAAATGAGAACTactatttcagaatatttgttcACGCTTTTTCATGTTTCCTCTCTGTGATAAAAAGcctttgaagaaataaaaaaatacaattatctGAAgctatagataaaaaaaaaagctcagggcACCTTCAAGCTAATACTTTGTTTTCCTACTAGTTCCAATACTAGCACTGTTTCTAGACATTGGGTCAGTAGGATAAACTGAAACGTTAAGCATAAGAAACCATAGTTCAATTTTAAGCTTGTAAGTAAAAAGTCAAGACCTTTCTACGTGTTAAAACTCACGTTTTCATGATTTATATGAGCAACTTCTATTTCTTTCAGGCTAACAAATGAGTGGGCTAACTTTCTTCAGACAATAGGTGTCCTCTTCCATGGCAGCCCTGATTGCTTATATAACTGATGTTTTGATAGTGATCTGCAACAAATGTAGGCATCAGTCCCATAAATACTATGTACTCGTTAAGTGCACTTTTATATTTTTAGGTTTGTAGTGATGCCTTGACATCCTGCCCTTGGCATTTAAGAAGTGTGACTACGTGCTGTAAATTACAAGACAGAAGCTGTGGTCAGACATTGCGGTCTGCTGGTAAACTGAGgaaatctgaaattaatttctCTGAAGAGGAGTTTAagtagaggaaagaggaaaaacaggaaaggtgGCCATGGGAGGAATCTTCAATTTAGAAGATCTTGACAGgtttggttgttttctttttaatatcattGCATCTATTAAATATCACTGTAAACTGGTAATAGACTATACCCATAATCTCTATAAACATCTCTTTTAAAAATTTACGAATATCTCTTCAGAAGTATacaaaataaacactttaaatTGATGTATACTGCTTAACAAAACTGTTGCAATCCAAGGAAAATCTACTTCCTAGTACTACTTAGTTATACCTACTTAACGAATAACAGatctattttactttatttttgtttcctgaaagCGTGAACTTTATTGGCTTGCACAACAAGAGAAAACTGTTGCCAGCGTCAGGATTTCACTACAAGTGATGGTAcgtgagaagaaaaattaaaagtttgaGTCTTAGATTTTCAGTGTGAATTTTCagggccagaaggaaaaaaaaaaaatcttacttacaTGTGTTTATTTACTAATTTAGTCATACATGAAACCTTTACATTGTTAATGGGttaaaaaaagtggagaaaagaaggaaggcagTAAAATGAAAGAATGTTTATGTGTTTTGCAGACAGAGACACACCTTACGTTCCctctgaaaatgttaaaagataTTGCTAATTTAGCAGTTACTCACCAGATTCCTAATTCAGAACTTCTCTTAAACACAATTATTCAGAGAACAGTATGCACACACCTTGTATACGGTTCACAGCTGGTCTTTAACAAAGACAGAAGAACTGGATAATGCTCATTGCTACAGTTGTTGAGCGCCTCTTTGTACAGATACGAAAGCAATTTCACACCCTGAAAAACGGAAGAATATTCTAATGTTAAGACAACAAATTCCAGTATAACGCCGGTAAGAAAAGATTCATAAATACACATCTTCACATCTGTTTCACTAGACACAGAGAACAGATTTGTCTTACTTTACATATCTGCAGTTAAGATCACTTTATCTGAGCTAATTACCCCAAGCTCACTTTATGGTCACTGGAGAGCAACAGGCATATTTAGAACTGGATTCATTTGACTTGCTACAGACATCTCCTTCAGGATGAGAGGAAATACACACTGCTAAGGCCTATCCCGAGTCCTTTGTTTACTTCAGGAATTGAAATCAAAGGATAAAATGTCCAAATTTGAAATATCTGGAGAAAGGACCACAGCATTCTAAACGTAGGTTCCAAGGTTTGTATCATATCTGCCTCAGCCTGAGAAGCAAAAGACCATCTTCAGGATGCGTTCTTCCTCCAAAACAGCCCTTCTAATCAAAACTTCAATGAAGATTGCTTTGAGCCTTTTTTGTGTGACAGCATGATTTATGAATGATCTGGTCATCCTGGTTTGtgactttaaatattttcatatttgcaaAGGCACATAtagatgcagaaaacaaaacaaaaaaaaaaaatcaggtctgcAAACACCTCCTgaaattgttctttttcatttcGTACCGCACCTGtggattttcaaagtatttcagtaCTGGCTcagcggggtttttttttttttttttttactaagctCAAGTATAAAttttttctgggctttttttgTAACAGAGTGACACCAGcactaaatattttatataaaatactacCTAATTTTATTTGAAGCATTTTAATATTCTAATCCAAACCAAACATAAAAACATGAAATCAATTATCACCGTAGGAAATGAAGCACCAGCTCCACCGCTGATCCCCAGGGTTGTTGTTCCTATGCCACAAAGTTCAGCTAAGTATCTAAAACACAATGAAAGATGTTACGTATATTTCAATGTTAATCAGACGCCTCCGAGATCACAGTGACGTGAATTTTGCTGTAGCTGAATATCATACAACAGCCCTACTGAATGATAAAATGGATAACGAAGAAATGGAATACTGAAATACAAGTTATAAAAGAAATATAGGTTCACCCAGTTTAAAAGACCTTACAGGTTTTCCCTAGAACCCTCTGGGACATAAATCTTTCcatgaaaatac from Struthio camelus isolate bStrCam1 chromosome 1, bStrCam1.hap1, whole genome shotgun sequence carries:
- the TUBGCP6 gene encoding gamma-tubulin complex component 6 isoform X1, translating into MESITQLFDDLCEAHLAGLPWKVHLGRRKICKRRAKQNLKRVAYNALFMNLFQDEARKLQSNISRLPVKNKILMLSFNLRVAGLGAQADRLESLVEELEAADCLPFTEVNSVLDLLVQLAGTGPPQLVPQKKDYFLNNKYVGRNVKYQGYDYYDVSVFEADIQSLITNEECQFNDTIQKTLQIMEAAPGTGLPAIGLFSQNYPAGDKFEKETRVSLFGALVHSRTYDMDIKLDLPPVPDSADLSGLAIKVPQSIDQSEDEGFQSASNLTPDSQSEPSVTPDIDLWDAVLTYGPSKRRCWERIGYPPGKKEEPYLTEAGREAFDKFYRLREGELQLFSNTVLHLPHLVLMREPELVKDVLNVLIGVVSATFSLNQAAQTFVIKEGVYVSGTSPETMHNLLSEVAEYGTYYTRLSRFSLQPVLDSSYNKGLVFQAFTSGLRKYLQYYRACVLSTPPTLSLLTISFLFRKLGRQLRYLAELCGIGTTTLGISGGAGASFPTGVKLLSYLYKEALNNCSNEHYPVLLSLLKTSCEPYTRFIYDWVYSGVFRDVYGEFMIQVNEDYLCFRDKHYWTHGYVLISKEVEDCVPVFLKHIANDVYICGKTINLLKLCCPRHYICWSDIPVPRISVIFSLEELKEIERDCAVYVGRMERIARYSSISKEEKDLRVEIAKQELIVHARETASKVLKAINDRQISERMALDAKKREQFQKLKEQFAKDQERRLAIKQEEIDDDFSYARELREREKRLKALEEELEKKARQELIDHYSKLSDDAARREQRALWKIQRHKLETARLKFLLEDQKQIEEMLEKLPDGNRRRKLDIIPYEQCPLALDTNAIVEDPYSQVSSVKFLHSNERRGRKESEPSLEYVASTDKALTTPHLTKDNADQHLQPKATGPECHLQSSEQTCSPLYSANSLPEPDVNIEDFLSKTQDEQPVAISTQGSLLDEAFQNINSDLSETSQISKDRPLLRGALEGEGNTSLYQQNEYDFTTVLRSSAVWQGHIRVGENAFDADYKRPRWNVHGHASDASIRVGEYVPHVDGYQPLSHPYGHSSDSHIKISSYTSDVQSRRPRWNVHGHVSEAHIKIGEYASEVEPSRPRWNIHGHASEANIKIGEYVSNVAPARPRWNIHGHASDANIKIGENASEVVSARPRWNIHGHASQSHIKIGELTSDMEPPKCRWSPFGHASQSSIQIGKWAPSTENDPIPHRKTISGPSSSSTVQVLLYNEELSPAEGSRKEEKTSEAKKKTLPQSQSSDSVPVFPDTSTEDDNKEDITEEKQEVIANVVDKNPFPDSSQSLQAEEPEKTIPQDTVSQAALISEASAPKTKEEEEGEDAWKREQAYLKALSDQYCIEKYQDSYDLMSELPVSHLLHHVIPRSYTFPVDPSVQSATDETAVQLSELLSLPVLMKRSITAPLVSHVSLVNKAIVDYYFVELNVEKHFEALRHFLLMEDGEFAQSLSDLLFEKLGSGQTPGELLNPLVLNSILNKALQYSLHGDTKLASNLSFALKYLPEVFKPNAPDALSCLELRYKVDWPLNIVITESCMNKYNKIFSFLLQLKHMVWTLKDVWFHLKRTALVSRASSSVQFRQLQLYKHEMQHFVKVIQGYIANQILHVTWCEFGNKLSSVGNLEEIHRTHAEYLNKAIFRGLLTEKAAPVMNIIHSIFSLILKFRSQLISQSWSFDAGKQMAVHPNFGLMQQSYNTFKYYSHFLFKVVTKLVNRGYQPHLEDFLLRINFNNYYKDN
- the TUBGCP6 gene encoding gamma-tubulin complex component 6 isoform X3 gives rise to the protein MHIKVPQSIDQSEDEGFQSASNLTPDSQSEPSVTPDIDLWDAVLTYGPSKRRCWERIGYPPGKKEEPYLTEAGREAFDKFYRLREGELQLFSNTVLHLPHLVLMREPELVKDVLNVLIGVVSATFSLNQAAQTFVIKEGVYVSGTSPETMHNLLSEVAEYGTYYTRLSRFSLQPVLDSSYNKGLVFQAFTSGLRKYLQYYRACVLSTPPTLSLLTISFLFRKLGRQLRYLAELCGIGTTTLGISGGAGASFPTGVKLLSYLYKEALNNCSNEHYPVLLSLLKTSCEPYTRFIYDWVYSGVFRDVYGEFMIQVNEDYLCFRDKHYWTHGYVLISKEVEDCVPVFLKHIANDVYICGKTINLLKLCCPRHYICWSDIPVPRISVIFSLEELKEIERDCAVYVGRMERIARYSSISKEEKDLRVEIAKQELIVHARETASKVLKAINDRQISERMALDAKKREQFQKLKEQFAKDQERRLAIKQEEIDDDFSYARELREREKRLKALEEELEKKARQELIDHYSKLSDDAARREQRALWKIQRHKLETARLKFLLEDQKQIEEMLEKLPDGNRRRKLDIIPYEQCPLALDTNAIVEDPYSQVSSVKFLHSNERRGRKESEPSLEYVASTDKALTTPHLTKDNADQHLQPKATGPECHLQSSEQTCSPLYSANSLPEPDVNIEDFLSKTQDEQPVAISTQGSLLDEAFQNINSDLSETSQISKDRPLLRGALEGEGNTSLYQQNEYDFTTVLRSSAVWQGHIRVGENAFDADYKRPRWNVHGHASDASIRVGEYVPHVDGYQPLSHPYGHSSDSHIKISSYTSDVQSRRPRWNVHGHVSEAHIKIGEYASEVEPSRPRWNIHGHASEANIKIGEYVSNVAPARPRWNIHGHASDANIKIGENASEVVSARPRWNIHGHASQSHIKIGELTSDMEPPKCRWSPFGHASQSSIQIGKWAPSTENDPIPHRKTISGPSSSSTVQVLLYNEELSPAEGSRKEEKTSEAKKKTLPQSQSSDSVPVFPDTSTEDDNKEDITEEKQEVIANVVDKNPFPDSSQSLQAEEPEKTIPQDTVSQAALISEASAPKTKEEEEGEDAWKREQAYLKALSDQYCIEKYQDSYDLMSELPVSHLLHHVIPRSYTFPVDPSVQSATDETAVQLSELLSLPVLMKRSITAPLVSHVSLVNKAIVDYYFVELNVEKHFEALRHFLLMEDGEFAQSLSDLLFEKLGSGQTPGELLNPLVLNSILNKALQYSLHGDTKLASNLSFALKYLPEVFKPNAPDALSCLELRYKVDWPLNIVITESCMNKYNKIFSFLLQLKHMVWTLKDVWFHLKRTALVSRASSSVQFRQLQLYKHEMQHFVKVIQGYIANQILHVTWCEFGNKLSSVGNLEEIHRTHAEYLNKAIFRGLLTEKAAPVMNIIHSIFSLILKFRSQLISQSWSFDAGKQMAVHPNFGLMQQSYNTFKYYSHFLFKVVTKLVNRGYQPHLEDFLLRINFNNYYKDN